Genomic DNA from Halobaculum sp. MBLA0147:
ACGCTCCCGCTGGCGAAGCGGGGCGTGGTCACCGGTGGCGTGCTGGCGTGGGCGCGCGGCGTCTCGGAGTTCGGTGCCGTCGCGGTCGTCGCCTACACCGTCCAACTGTTCGTTCCCGGGGTCGGCCAAGTCACTGCCCAACACGCACCGGTGTTCGTCTACACCACCTACACGAGCCGTGGGCTCGCCGAGGGTGGCGCCGTCGCGGCGGTCCTGCTGGTGGTCAGCGCCGGGATCTTCCTCCTGGTCCGTTGGGTCACCGACGGCGACGGCATCGGGGTGGTTCGGTGACCGTCTCCCTCTCGTTCGACGTCGCGGCCGCGTTCGGGGACGAGCAGGAGGAGGCGTTCCGACTCGACGCCAGTCTCGACGTCGCCGCCGGGGAGACACTGGTCCTCCTCGGCCCGAGTGGGAGCGGGAAGACACTCCTCGTGGAGTGCATAGCGGGGTTCAACGAGCACACGGGAACCGTCGAGATCGACGGGCGGGACGTGACCGACGCGCCGCCAGAACGGCGCGACACGGGTGTCGTGTTCCAAGACGACGCGCTGTTCCCGCACCTCTCCGTCCGCGAGAACGTCTCCTTCGGCGCGCGCTACCACGAGACGACGGGCGACCCGGACGCGCTCTTGGAGACGTTGGGCGTCGCCGAGCTCGCCGACAGAGACCCACAGACGCTGTCTGGCGGCGAACGACGACGGATCGCGGTGGCGCGTGCGCTGGCGGTCGATCCGGGTGTGTTGGTGCTCGACGAACCACTCGCGGCGCTGGACGTACCGACGCGGGAGCGACTCCGCGGCGACCTCGTCGAGCGGCTCGCCGACAGGACGACGGTGTGTGTCACCCACGACCGGACGACCGCGCGGGCGC
This window encodes:
- a CDS encoding ABC transporter ATP-binding protein, giving the protein MTVSLSFDVAAAFGDEQEEAFRLDASLDVAAGETLVLLGPSGSGKTLLVECIAGFNEHTGTVEIDGRDVTDAPPERRDTGVVFQDDALFPHLSVRENVSFGARYHETTGDPDALLETLGVAELADRDPQTLSGGERRRIAVARALAVDPGVLVLDEPLAALDVPTRERLRGDLVERLADRTTVCVTHDRTTARALGDRVAVLADGHVRQVGTPATVFERPATPFVAQFVGANVVPSTVDWEDGGEQMGGPSDEATDDWRAIRPERVAVGDPTDAPVTGRVRRVVPTTTEYRVTVELDDAADCSVVATSTTAPTVGERVGLSPGASGPSATEGERPLVDHHGRE